DNA sequence from the Pichia kudriavzevii chromosome 4, complete sequence genome:
ATTATTATAcctctgtttttttttgtaaataaGTAAGGACGATTGAAAgcataaaaaaaagtagaaGGAAATGTAGGATATCAAACAAAGAGAGGAAAAGGGAACAGAGAGAAAGGGAGAGAGAGGGAAAACAGGTTAATAAATAAGGATATGAGTTTTTACTAATAAAACTTCATATTTCTAGGTTCTCATTAAGATTAAAAAAGCTATCTTGAACAACTGAGATTTGGTTTAAGCTCATCAAGTCAACGttcttttcattattcTCAGAAAACAACCCCATCGGCTGGCCTAATGGAGGTTGCGGAGGAGGTACTTGTTGGTGGGGAGGCGTGACTATTCCATGATACTGTTGATCTGGATTTTCGGGTATTTGAACATTTTTATGGTTTTTACTGTCAAGATTGTTCTttaaatcatcattgaGATTTGATAATAGCTTTTGGGTTCTACTGTGGtcatttaatttttttgagttagtctttgtatttttattttctgGCTTTGTTACACCTTCTCTATCGATGCCACCAATACAGATGTTTCTTTGTCTATGTCGTTTTAAGGCATCAATCCTAGGAAATTTCTTCCCACACGGACAAATATTTTGAGGGCCCGAATGTCCCTTTTTATGTCGTCCCAAATCATGATTTCTAACAAATCCCTTACCGCAAACATCACACACAAAGGGTCTATCAGAAAGATGTGTTTGAATATGCGCCCTAGTATTTGATATTCTCGTGAATTTCCTATTACAAAAACATTGAATGTCCTCCTCAAAGAACTTACATGTAAATTTACCTTCTTCATCGGGgccttcaaaatatttatcCAAAGTTCCTGCTTCTAAAGTTGATTTGATCGTCGGCTTTTTTCTTACTATCGGTCTCTTTGAGCATTTCAGCACATTTTGCTGTCTTAATAATTCTAATTTTGGTGATCCTGTTAAGTGAGTTGGTTGAGGCAACtgtgattttttctttgttggaGTCACTAGAGCATCGttggaaaaattgattttttttgaaggAGTTGCCATTGCGGAGATTGTtttgtcatcatcattgatgTCTGCTAGTATGGTCgtttcattatcattatcgTTAGTGCTTAGGCCTTTCAAACTCTTAATTTTAAACTTACTTTGTGAAGATATCAAAGCTTGCattaaatttttgtttggtgATAATGAAGTCCTTGGGGTTTGTAAATTGATGTTTTTAATCGGTGAAGACTGTGCAAAAGATTGAATTGGAGAGATTTGAAGGGGCGAAGAaagtttgtttgttttagGCGATGTGAATTCCGACGGTGGTAATTTGATTGTTAAATCGGGATTAACATTATTCTCTACTTTAATTTGATTTGTGACAAAAGGATTCAGATTAGAAGAAGCATTTGAATTAAATGTACCCTTAGGAGGTGATGGTGGGAATTTGTAAgatctttgatttcctgACGGTACATAATAGTCTGGGTTTTCCTTTAAGTTTGGTTTTAATGGCGTGTGGGATAATGAGAGTGGGTTTGTGGTCTGTGAATTTTGTATATTATCGGATTTTTTAGGAAATAGTGTATTATCGACATTGTTTCTATCATTGCCATTTAATAAGCTTGTTGAgttcaaattattcaaaaactCAGTTGTTGAAATGTCATCtaaatttaaatttgagtAGATGTCATCTTCTTTATAGAGCGGTTTCTTTTCATAAAATTGCACTGGTTCAACACCAGGTATTGACAATTGGGTGTTCTCACCTACACCtacaaatccaaaaatacCCGAGCCACTCAATTGCCTCTTATGGCCTCTCTGAGGCTGTTTACTAGAGTGATCACAATGGGTATGATGTGGGTCATGTGACGGCGCCTCGGATATACCTAAATCCAGAAgaactttttcaatatcatcctCGTTTGattcttgttgttgttgtggttTCATCAAGTGCGCATCAAGGTAATCATTGTCCAAATCATTAATATCATCTTTCAAATAgttttcaaagttgaaactcatattttcattattatcGAGTTGAGTCAAGGGTAAATTTCCATCAATGTCCAATGACATCCCCATCCCCATTCCCGGACCTAAAttcatattcatattcATGTTCAGACCAGGATCAAATCCAATGATATCATCAGGTAGCGGGATGGGTTTAAAGGTCGAACTGTTTTGATTGATGTCTATTTTTAGAGGGTTTTGGTATTTAACATTGTATTGGTTCTTGATTGAAGCGGGAGTTGGAGAGTTCGAGAGGAAAGGATCCAATGAATCCTCTGGCCAACTTAAATCCATTGTTGGTTACTTTTGATTCTATAGCTAACTGTTAGAAAATTGCTCCTTTCTCGCTTTAGTTTTGGATGAATCAATCGGATAGTTATATCTAATATTTGTGATTATCGGATGAAGTGAAAGTTGTAGGTTGTGTATcgttttgaatttgatttatgggtaaaaagaaatagGAGGTCTTGTGGATTGTATGTGTTActttctaaaaaaaaaaaatagtgatGAAAGCAAGTAAATATTACAATGAAGGTAATGAATGAAGTTTAACAGTAAAAAGGCATCAAAGGTAATTCTTAATCAGGTAAAAACCATTAAAATGCTTCTcagttattgaaaatgcaacGAATAAACATCACCATGGCCCATAATATTACCTATAGCggaaaaatataaacaacGCGGCATGAAAAGGCCGCCATTCCCAATGAGGAAATTACTCTTTTAGGAATTTTATTTGTGTATATacttatatatatatttatatatatatatttatattcaTAGAAGTTGCACAGCTATTTATCCATCTTTAATTCAATAAGATGTTTTCTCCATCCACAACTAGGACAACATCACCAGTAACGTGTAAGGCCTTAGTTTTCACAGCAGATAAGAAATGGTTCAAATAGGCCAACTCTAACATCCCAAAATTAGAGTCTGCAATATTATTTACCCCTATAGTCATATGTAGCAATGTTTCTTTCCAATTTACAATTCGAATATCACTATCTACTTCACCTATTACATGACCCCTAAATGGCGACTTTTCTCTCAGTCGTGACACAAGATTTAGTAAAGAATACAGCTCCGTATTTTGGTGGTTGTTTATAACCATGGAGAGGAAGAATTTGGAATAATCATATTTGGGAAGTATTTGTAAATCGCCATTGAAATGAACGTCGACCGAGTGAGTTTTAAAGCTTGACAGTTCATTTTTAAAATAGCTCAATAAAAAAGAGGACTCGTCAACATTATCGAACCTTAAAATAGGTAACAATGATACATGGAAATCATTTGTTTGCACTTTGGAAGCTaggaatttgaagttgGTTGGAAATATAGAATCAATTTCCAAGTCCTTTGGATAAACTTTTACATTCTTTATGAAGGCATTGTAGAATTGTTCTGATGGGTCACCATCTTTACCGTCATCATTCATTTGCTTGATGAGGTCATGGTAGGGCACTGGAGCAGTAAGCGGAGAGCATGGATGGATATTTGGTATTATATAGTTAGAATTGAACTTACCCAACTTTAGcaatttggtatttttcTCCAGAATTTGGTTTGAGATCGACACTGTTTCAGATAACGATTTGAGTGTCAGactattttcaattttgatacGTAGATAACAAGTAGCATAATGTTGGCTATGGCCTAAGGATTCACCCAACGGGAGTAGGTACTTTTGGAATTGCATCAACTCAAAGGGTGAAATGGTACATTAGTGATAACAAACAGGGGTTGATAAGTTATTGAGGGTGAAAAATGTACAAGAAAAGTCGATACAGGACAAGGTgaggcaaaaaaaaaagaaaaaaaaaaaacaaggtGTGATTGTTTAAAGTTTAGAAAGTGAGTATGattatttatatatatttataaaataaatataaacGGAATAATAAATAGTAATGGGAGGGGAAATAATAGtataaaatcaagaaaGGATAACCATCATAGAGGGGTCAATGGGAGAAAAAGGGAAGGCGACATGAGAGAAttacatcaacaacatcttTCTTGGGTCTTCAATCAACTCCTTAACGGTTCTTAAGAAAGTGACAGCCTCTCTACCATCCAACATTCTGTGGTCATAAGTCAATGCAACGTACATCATTGGTCTGGATTCGACCTTTCCATTAACAACGACTGCTCTGTTCTTAATACCGTGCAAACCTAAGACAGCGGTTTGAGGCATGTTAATGATAGGAGTACCAAATAAGGAGCCAAAGACACCACCATTAGAGATGGTGAAGGTACCACCGGTCATATCTTCCAAGGTCAACTTACCGTCTCTAGCCTTCTTACCTAGGTTggaaatttcattttcaatttccaaaattgataAGGATTCTGCGTTTCTGACGATTGGAGTGACCAAACCTTTTGGAGTTGCAACGGCGATTGAAAGATCCATGTAGTCTCTGAAGACCATGGTGTTACCATTTTCGATTGCACCATTGACAGCCGGAATATCCTTAGCTGCCAAAGCGGAAGCACGAGAGAAGGCACCCATAAAACCCATCTTGACACCGGTTTTCTTTACAAACTCGTCCTTGTACAACGATCTCATTTCCATCAATGATGACATATCGATTTCGTTGAAGGTTGTCAAGGAGGCAGCGGTATTTTGTGCTTCCTTTAATCTTTCTGCAATTCTCATTCTCATTCTGTTCATCTTGATTCTTTCCTCGGATCTAGAGAAGTTACCAAATGGATTGATGTGTTCAGGGACATTACCATTGGATGATTTGGAAGCTGCAGCAGGAGAGGATGTTTGCGCCTTCTGAGGAGCTGGTTTTTCGTCCTTCTTTGGTgattcttccttctttggtgattcttccttctttggTGATTCGTCCTTCTTTGGTGCTTCGTCCTTCTTTGGTGCTTCGTCCTTCTTGGCATCCTTAGgagcagcagcagcagcacCTGAAGGTGCTGCACCAGGTTCAATCTTTGCAATTTCCTGGCCAACCGTGACAGTGTCATCTGGAGAAACCAAGAGCTCGGTGATGGTACCTGAGACCGGCGCATTCACCTCAACATCGATCTTGTCGGTCTCAATAGTGGCCAACAACTCGTCCTGGTTGATGTATTCGCCAACATCCTTGGAGAAGGAGGACAAGGTACCTTCGGTGATGGATTCCGCCATCTCGGGCACCTTGACAACCTGTGGCGCCCTCCACGAGGTGGCACAGGAGAATCTCCTAGACTGGAGAGCTGCAACGCCACCAATAACAGGCGCCCTAGTGGCATTGGAGATGGCATTAGACCGGACAACCTTTAAAGTGGATAGGGATCTAACAGTGTTTCCCGTTGCTGTTGGGCTGCCGGAGAGAGTCCTTGCTCTGAATGCGGTTCTGGAGAGTCTGGCAGATGTTCTGAGCATGCTGGTAGTGTCGAGACGTGGCaatgtatgtatatatcgtgtatatatatgtatcgtatgtatatatatatgtatatgtatatatatgtatatatgGATTTATAtctctctccttctctaagaaaaaaaaacactcTTAAAACTGCCTTGTCCGTTTCCCTCTCATTCCGCAGAGACATTTTCCCACTCTCAAATTTgttaacaaaaaaaaacaacctTCAATTTGGCCGTTCCTTCACTAAACGCAGCACACCACACTCTGCCAATCAATAGGAGGGTATCTACAATTCTATTAAAACAACTACTGTTCTTCATCTATACACATCGACACTGTATATACGACTCACTCATACTATCAAAACTCCATCTAACGCTAACATAGTCCACCCCTACCTTTTCCCCTCTTCGATGAAACTCCAATGGTTCCGCCACTGAATAATCGGCTCCGACAAGGCCTTGTAAAACTCATTTTCTTAAAACGGCCTCTGTTTTCGCGCATCCAGAGGAGAAAGTCGTTACAAACTGTTCTGGAATGGCAGTTTCCTCAAGTTCAAAGTCTTCTTCATCCTGTGAACCCCTTGGTATATTGACATTGAGTGCAGTACATCCACTGCTGTAGAGGTAGATTCCATCCATGGATTCCTTAGAGAGGTAAACGTCAACACTCTCACTCTGGTCGACACTCAATACAGGAACGTTTGTGACAATTTGCACCTCGCATCGCTCACACTGTGTAACATCGACACTAGAGATGGCCCGGTCAATAACTAATCCACTCTTGTGACACTTGTTCATGCTGATGGCATTCACCTTACCTGTGATTTGTACAATGACCCCGTCACAATCCCCCATGTAGATGCTCTGGTCCATGGACCCCTCGATCTTGAGGATGCCATCAGTGAAACCGTACTTTGGGAGAATATCCTTGGTCAAACGCACAATCATCCACTTGTTATCAACAAGCTCAAACTGGCTAGGCTTTTGTACAGGCTTGTCGCTAGAACTTGAACCTGCACCAGCATTTGCACCAGCGTCGTTACCGCTGGTGCTGGTACTGTTGCCACTACTGGAAAACTTCTTTGGCTTCTTTGGTGGCATTGGACCACTCTTCCTTCTCAATTCGGGATTCTTGTGTGTCATCTCACTCTTGTCAACCTTACGTAACCCGCTGGTGATTTTCTCTCCCTGGTTCAACTCCTCAAAGACAGCCCCCATGCCTCCACTCTTGACTGCAACCTTATTGGCACCGCCGCCATTGCTACCACCGTTCTTTGCCGCTGCAACTTCGTCGACAAACAAATCTGCAGGCGGTGGAGGTGGAGGTGGAGGAGGCACAGATGATGTACTACCACCAGAACCACCATTGCGAGCTTCCTCATCACCGGTTTTGATGGCATCCTCAAAATCTTGGGATCCTCCCCATGTAATACCAGTGCTATGGAACTCCTTCACATAATCTTTCAAGGCATCGAAAATGCTCAAAAAAGTCTTGACCCATTCAGTACCAACTTTCTCGTCTTCACTGCCCTTAACTTCCTTCAAAATCCGATTGGTCCAGAATTGGGCAGAATCCTTGAATTCCGGTACATACGAAACGGGCGTGTTGACAACGATCCAACCCAACACAGCAACACCCTCACTGACTGCATTTAAATAGTTGAACTTCTCACTGTTTCTATTGCCATCTTTGATACTGATTATCTTCATAATCAACTCATTGATGGGCTTGATAACTAGCTCCTGGAATTTCCCATCTTCAGCATTGAGCTTTTTACTCTTGCTTGCAGCCAACAAGACCCGTCTCTCTCTGTCAATTGCTTCCTTGAACAACTCAGCTTGCTCACCTAATTGACCATCAATCTCTTGTGATAGTTGAACATACGGATCAATCTTCTccttgatgaaattatcaaattcctTGATAGATTTAGGAACTTCTGGTGACACAATTCTAGGTGCAGCCGCAATTGCACTGGAAGGTGCCATTGTGGACTTTGGTGCAGTTGGTTCCACACTTGTTGTAGCTGCCGTTGCATCCACTACCGCTACAGCAGACTTGCTCTCCTGAAAAATCGTAACATCTTCTAATCTCGATGTAGCAGCTTCTAATCTCTTTAATAGTGTGACAAGGTTGTACCCCTGGATGGAGAAATTTCCCTGATCTGACATTCTGTTGTTAGTTAACCTGGTTACACCACTTGAtgcaaaaagaaaaagacTAAATTACtagaaggaaaaacaaaacttgCTCAcattcaaaacaaacaggTGGCAACCCTTTGGATGCAGTCGAGTCACTTCTTGAGCTTTTCGAGCATGCCAAGCCACTCATTCGAAAATAAAGTACAACATATTTTAGCCATTTGCTATTCGCAAATGGAAAACCTTTTCAGTTAAGAATGTATATGTAGgttataaatatatttgCACAATAGAAGTGCAGATCCCCTTCTCAGTATCCAACTGCCAGCATGGAAAAGAGATTTTCCCATAACTTTGCCAAAAGGGACGAAGGTTTACCACCAAGGGAAGTATACCCCTTGCCAGACTATCCAAAGAGAACCCATTTCGAACCATTTATACCATGTGCTAGTTACCAGAATGACCTACCAATAGCCTTAGATTTTGGTAAGACTAATGTACGTATCGGTGTCGCTGGTATGGATGATCCCTATATGCAATTCCCAACATTGTATTCTCGTTACAGGGATCGGACTCTGAATAGAAGTTCAACTTTTATTGGTTATGATATCTTTGTGGAATCAACCATAAAgtcatcaatgaaaaacCCATTCGATGGCCAAATGTTGACTAACTGGGAGGCAACGGAGAAGATCTTGGATTATTCATTTCTACATTTGGGTGTTACTCCAAATAACGAGTGTGTTCCTAACCCTATTGTAATGAATGAAAGTTTAGCAACTCCTCTATCACAAAGGGAGAATTTATCACAGCTCTTGTTTGAAACATACCAAATTCCCTCATTGGCGTTTGGTGTTGATTCCTTATTCagtttttatcaaaacaacGGTAAATCAGGCCTAGTTTTAGGTACAAATCATGAGGCCAGTTATGTTATACCGGTATCAAATGAAAAGCCTATGGTTGACATATCAAAGAGAATCAATATTGGAGGTCATCAGTTATATGACTTTATGAGAAGctcaatcaatttgaagTATCCTTATTTTCCAACACGTCTAAATGATTGGCAAGTCCAATCATTGGTTAACCAATATTGCTTTGTATCTAAAGATTTCAATAGTGAGATTAAACAATGTCTGGATTTAGATTACCTTGAAAAACATGATATTACAATTGAGGCTCCATTTAATGAAGTAttgaaagaggaaaaaactGAAGAGCAAATTAGAATGGAGGAAATCAAACGAAAGgagaatatcaaaaaattacaaGACCAAGCAAAGATCAAGAGACAAGAAAAGTTAAAATTGAAGCAGaaagattttgaatattattCTAAAATTAAGTTgtcttttcaaaacatgAGCAAAAAGGAAGTTTTAAATATCATAAGGGAGGCCGGATTCGATGACGAATCTGACTTAGATAAATATTTATCGAACTTggaaaaacaattgaaaaaagcCAAGTTATTGGAGATGGACGATGAAGACGGAAATGGGAGTGAGAATGACAACGAGTCAAACAAATATGATTTCTCCATATTAGATAAACCAAATTCAGAATTAACACAAGAGGAACAAAGGGAGAAACGTAGGCTAAGATTGATTAAATCCGGTATGGAGGCAAAGGAACGTGCaaagcaagaaaaagaagaagctatTAGAGAAGCTGAAGAATTGCGCAAGCGTGATATTGAATTCAGGGAGAATGACTTGGATGGTTGGATTGTCGAAAAACGTAAGTTGCTTAATAATGTTGTTCAGAGACGTAAGGATAGGATCAAATTAAAGGAAGAATTAGGCGATCGTAAATCCCGTGCCTCACAACAAAGAATGAAGAATATTGCCTCGCTGGCTGACGACGGTCCGGCCACTAACTCTGAAGGCTCTTCGAATGCTTCAAATAAACGACGCCGTCACGAAGCAACTATTGATAATGACCCAAATGATACATTCGGTGCCAACGATGAAGACTGGGCAATTTATAGAGATATTGCAGGAGTAGACGATGAAGAACTATCTGCtgaagaacttgaagagaTTTATACAATTGAGAAGCAACTATTAGAGTTTGATCCTAATTTTACAATCGATGATACTCAAGAACGTCAATTTAATTATAAAACTTCAATCATCCATAAGTTTCTAAGAGGTCCAAGAGAGTTTGACAACGAAGATCAACATCAACTACACCAGTTCCACCtaaatgttgaaagaattagaaTACCTGAACTTTTATTCCAACCTTCAATCACAGGAGTTGATCAAGCAGGTGTAGTTGAAGTTATGGAGGATACAATCCTAAGGAGACTACCACAAGAACTAGGGTTCTCGGGTGATATTTCTAGTTGCGATCAAATTAAGAACATCTATAGTGATATTTTTATCACAGGCGGTTGCGcattgtttgaaaacatccaaGATAGGATTAGGAACGAATTACGTTGTAGTTTACCTACTGATCtaaatttcaatattagAGTTGCAAATGACCCTATATTGGATGCATGGAGGGGGATGTCCAAATGGGCCTATAATCAATACAATTCTAATAATTTGGAAAGTTTCTGGTCTAGGAAACAGTATGAGGAACAAGGAGTTGGCTATATGGCTGAACACGGATTTGGTTGTGTTAAATTAATTTGATTGGTGTTGCTGTCTATATATATTGGCAACAAGAAGGTTGTCTCTcagttttgataaatattaagtttttatatattatataGAAAGTTACACTAAATCTTTTAAcctattttcttcaaacacCTTTTGGTTTTTTAACATCTTATATTATACTGGATTTTGTCTGAcatcatttcttttcttccaacttctcaattttcttctcaatATCAACTTTTCTTGGATCAATTCCCTTCTTTTGTAAGTTGACCTTGATGGAATGTTTCataatttctttatcttcttctgccTCAAATTTGGCAAAATCATCGGAAATCAAACCTTCCTTCAATGCTTCTTCTCTGGccatcttctccttttcaaatGCGCCTGCCTTTGACTTATCAAATGGTGATGGTCCTAATTTCTTAAATTTAGCAACGAAGAACCCATCAACATTGTAAACATGAGGATAGTATCTCTTTGATAGTTTAACACTTGGGTCAAATTTTTTACCTCTGAAACTAGTAAATCCATCTTTACCAATAGTCAATCCCGTGTCAATCAATTTTACGTTTGGTCTTTTACGCAATGCATAATCAATAACAGCttcattctcttcaacCATAACAGAACATGTAGAATAAACAATAATACCACCATTGGTTGAAGTATGATCGACAGAATCAATTGCACTTAGTAATAGCTGCTTTTGCAAATGTGgaatttcaatgaaatcTTTAGGCGTACGACTCGTTTTGACACTTTGATCCTTACCAATAACACCTGTACCCGAACATGGTGCATCTAATAAGATTCTGTCAAATCCTCCAATAACTTTTGGAAATTCTCTTGCATCGTAGTTACAAACAATTGTATTCGAACAGTTTAAACGGTGAATGTTAGCAATTAACGATTTTGTACGTGCTTTATTTGCATCATTAGCAAAAATACAACCGgtatttttcatcaatgcTGATATGTAGGTGGTTTTACCACCTGGCGCAGCTGCCATATCCAAAACCctctcattttcttgtgGATCCAATGCCATAACTGGTAAGAAAGAAGATGCCGCTTGTAATATATATTGACCACTTAAGTATTCAGGAGTTGCACCAATTGGTACTTGAGAGTCAAAAATCTGTAAACCAACTTTTGTCCATGGACCAATTGGTTGTAAGTTTACACCTCTGTTGACCAATGCTTGTGCCAAGTTTCTTCTAGTTGTCAAGAGAGTATTTGTACGGATTGTAACTGGACGATGAATTTCATTTGCTTCAAAAAATTCTAACGCTTCACTTGGGGAGAATAAATTGAATAGTTTCTCAGCTAAAAATGGGGTATATCCAAAATATTCACAAATATCTTTGATTAATTGATCGATATATTCACTACGGCTACGTCCTTCTTCAGccaattctttgaaattttccaaaaccTTAACAATTTCAAGCATCCTAGTTCTAACAAATGTAAGATCAATAGCGCCGTCCTTTGTTTGGGCTGCTGGatcttcttcaccttctGCAGGCAAAATTTTTGCTCTTGGCTGAACTTGGTTAACACCTAATAATTCTTCTTGTGCTTCTAAATCTTCTTGTTCCTTCTCCAAATCAAGTTGTTTAGAATATTCCTCCATATTTGCAGCGTTGaccttttcaatatcacCATCACTTTCGTCATCCGAAAACATTGGTCTTTCATgaacttcatcatcatcatcaatatcttcaccatcaacatcgaattcatcatctaaaTCATCAAGAGTCTCAAGTTTTtcctcaacttcttcttctgattcatcatcaaaaagtGATTTCCTTGCTGCTGACAATTCTTCATAATTGACTTCTGGTATGTCCTCTGCTATTTCGGTAATATCTTCTGattc
Encoded proteins:
- a CDS encoding uncharacterized protein (PKUD0D06430; similar to Saccharomyces cerevisiae YNL061W (NOP2); ancestral locus Anc_2.247) gives rise to the protein MGRRAKNKQGVPPSYEEFQAAKERKEEKKRQRDNKIADNKTNKKQKADKPKKSKSSKKSKESEDITEIAEDIPEVNYEELSAARKSLFDDESEEEVEEKLETLDDLDDEFDVDGEDIDDDDEVHERPMFSDDESDGDIEKVNAANMEEYSKQLDLEKEQEDLEAQEELLGVNQVQPRAKILPAEGEEDPAAQTKDGAIDLTFVRTRMLEIVKVLENFKELAEEGRSRSEYIDQLIKDICEYFGYTPFLAEKLFNLFSPSEALEFFEANEIHRPVTIRTNTLLTTRRNLAQALVNRGVNLQPIGPWTKVGLQIFDSQVPIGATPEYLSGQYILQAASSFLPVMALDPQENERVLDMAAAPGGKTTYISALMKNTGCIFANDANKARTKSLIANIHRLNCSNTIVCNYDAREFPKVIGGFDRILLDAPCSGTGVIGKDQSVKTSRTPKDFIEIPHLQKQLLLSAIDSVDHTSTNGGIIVYSTCSVMVEENEAVIDYALRKRPNVKLIDTGLTIGKDGFTSFRGKKFDPSVKLSKRYYPHVYNVDGFFVAKFKKLGPSPFDKSKAGAFEKEKMAREEALKEGLISDDFAKFEAEEDKEIMKHSIKVNLQKKGIDPRKVDIEKKIEKLEEKK